In Mycolicibacterium alvei, a single window of DNA contains:
- a CDS encoding GbsR/MarR family transcriptional regulator has product MQKMTARVLATLLFSDQPSVTMADLAETLQASAGSISGSLKMLTSVGLAERVPAPTSRRDHFRLRDDAWAVLFTSQNETIAAMQAAADTGIADTGGNGPAHHRLTQMRDFYAFLMAEIPTLLDRWQQQKSQGSSPTRR; this is encoded by the coding sequence ATGCAGAAGATGACCGCGCGCGTGCTGGCCACCCTGCTGTTCAGCGATCAGCCCAGCGTCACGATGGCCGATCTGGCCGAGACCCTGCAGGCCAGCGCCGGATCGATCTCGGGCTCGCTCAAGATGCTCACGTCCGTCGGCCTCGCCGAGCGGGTCCCCGCCCCGACGAGCCGACGCGACCACTTCCGGTTACGTGACGACGCCTGGGCGGTTCTGTTCACCAGCCAGAACGAGACGATCGCGGCCATGCAGGCGGCCGCCGACACCGGCATCGCGGACACCGGCGGCAACGGCCCGGCCCACCACCGCCTGACCCAGATGCGCGACTTCTACGCGTTCCTGATGGCCGAGATCCCCACCCTGCTGGATCGCTGGCAGCAACAGAAGAGCCAGGGCAGCAGCCCGACCCGCCGGTAG
- a CDS encoding ABC transporter ATP-binding protein, producing MSTTADVIDVRGLTFTYPKTIEPAVRGMDFSVAPGEIFGFLGPSGAGKSTTQKLLIGLLRGHGGQATVWGRDPVDWGPDYYQRVGVSFELPNHYHKLTGLENLRFFGSLYDGPTADPMELLESVGLADAADTRVAQYSKGMQMRLTFARSLINNPELLFLDEPTSGLDPVTARKVKDIILDLKARGRTIFLTTHDMSTADELCDRVAFVVDGAIVALDTPAELKIARSQRRVRLQYRTPGGLATAEYGMDGLAEDPEFHAILRNHHVETIHSREASLNDVFVELTGRRLS from the coding sequence ATGAGCACAACGGCCGATGTCATCGACGTTCGGGGTTTGACTTTCACCTACCCCAAGACGATCGAACCGGCCGTGCGTGGCATGGACTTCAGCGTCGCGCCCGGAGAGATCTTCGGTTTCCTCGGGCCCAGCGGTGCCGGGAAATCCACCACTCAGAAGCTGCTCATCGGCCTGCTGCGCGGGCACGGCGGCCAGGCCACGGTATGGGGCCGCGACCCCGTGGACTGGGGGCCGGACTACTACCAACGCGTGGGCGTGTCCTTCGAACTGCCCAACCACTATCACAAGCTCACCGGACTGGAGAACCTCCGGTTCTTCGGTTCGCTGTACGACGGCCCGACGGCCGACCCGATGGAGCTACTGGAGTCGGTCGGTCTGGCTGACGCCGCCGACACTCGAGTTGCCCAGTACTCCAAGGGAATGCAGATGCGACTGACGTTCGCGCGGTCGCTGATCAACAACCCGGAGCTGCTGTTCCTCGACGAGCCCACCTCAGGGCTCGATCCTGTCACCGCCCGCAAGGTCAAGGACATCATCCTGGACCTCAAGGCGCGGGGTCGCACGATCTTCCTCACCACACACGACATGTCCACCGCCGACGAGTTGTGCGACCGGGTGGCTTTCGTCGTCGACGGTGCCATCGTCGCGCTCGATACCCCGGCCGAACTCAAGATCGCCCGTAGTCAACGCCGTGTGCGGTTGCAGTACCGCACTCCGGGCGGGCTCGCCACCGCGGAGTACGGGATGGACGGCCTGGCCGAGGATCCGGAATTCCATGCGATTCTGCGTAATCACCACGTCGAGACGATCCACAGTCGCGAAGCCAGCCTCAATGACGTCTTCGTCGAGCTCACC